CGAATTATCTCAGTTACATCTTGCCGATCGCTTACGTAAGCAAATTTTTGAACAATTACAATCCTTATCACTCAGTTACTTTGCCAAAACCCGTTCTGGTGAACTAATTAACACAATTACCACAGAAATAGAAAGGATTAGACAAGGTTTCAGTGGCGGAGCGTTTTTAGTAACTAGAGGATTAACAACCTTTGTCTACTTAATATCAATGTTTTTGATATCGTGGCAATTAACAGTAATTTCTGCATTACTATTCACACTTTTAGGTGTGGGGTTGTCAAATCTGAATGCTAGAGTCAGAGAATCAAGTTTTGGCATGACAACTGCTAACGCTAACTTTACATCAACAGCCATAGAATTTATTAATGGCATTCGCACTGTTCACACCTGTGGTACTCAAGAATTTGAGCGTCAGCGTTACTATAAAGCTAGCGACAAAGTAATCAGTACGACAACAAAAGTTGTGTTTACTTGGACACTCGTGAAGCCAATTGCCGAAGGGGTAGCGACTACAGTATTGATCGGAATGATTATTTTGGCTTTCACTAGCCTTGTAACTAACGGAACACTACAAGTTGCTTCTTTACTAACCTTTTTCTTTGTGCTATTTCGCTTCATCCCATTTGTTCAAGATATTAATGGCACGAGAGCATATCTCAGTACTTTGCATGGTTCAGCAGACAACATTAAAAATCTGTTGACAAGTGATAAAAAATATTACTTTCAAAATGGCAAAGTTGAGTTTAAGGGATTAAAAAGGTCAATAGATTTAGTCTCTGTGGATTTTGGCTATGATGAAGAAAATCTAGTCTTGCATAATATTACCCTGACGATTGAAAAGGGAAAAATGACAGCATTAGTTGGAGCGTCGGGTGCTGGTAAAACAACTCTTGCTGATTTAATTCCCCGCTTTTATAATGCTACGGATGGATATCTTTACATCGATGAAGTTGATGTACGCCAGTTTGAAATTAACTCCTTACGTCGCAAAATAGCTGTCGTCAGTCAAGATACTTTTATCTTCAATACTAATGTTTGGCAGAATATTTCTTACGGGACTCCAGAAGCGACTAATGATGAAATTCAAGCAGCAGCTAAACTAGCGAATGCATTAGAATTTATTTTGGAAATGCCCGAAGGTTTTGATACCCAATTAGGAGATAGAGGTGTTAGATTATCTGGAGGACAAAGACAGCGAATTGCTATCGCACGTGCCTTACTTCGGAACCCAGAAATCTTGATTTTAGATGAGGCAACCAGTGCCTTAGATTCGCTATCTGAGCGGTTAATTCAAGATTCTTTAGAAAAACTATCTGTAGGTAAAACAGTAATTGCGATCGCTCACCGTCTTTCTACTATTTCGAAGGCAGATAAAGTTGTAGTTTTAGAACAAGGGCGGATAGTAGAGCAAGGTAAATATCAAGAACTCTTGGAACTCAAAGGTAAGCTTTGGAAATATCATCAAATGCAGTATGAAGTAAGACCATTGGATTAGAAATAATATCCAATCAGCCAAGTACTTGCAACATATTTATCGGCTGTACATATCTACAGCCGTAAATCTCTAACTATGTATCAGTAGTTTTTTAATTAGTAAAAAAGGTTTTTAAATACTTATTTTTAGAGAAAATAAGTGTTTAAAATTAATGCTCTATTCTTAACAATAACAGAAATATGTATCAGAAAATATTTGACCAAAGCCTGGTTTATCAATGCTCCAATTTTAATGTCGGTGGAAGCGGAGGTGTTGAAACTTATTTAGGTTCTCTGTTTGAACATCGACCACCTGATATTAGCGATCGCGTGTTAAAATCACTGAAAAATATCGATCAAAGCCAGTTCAAACTGCTGCACATCCACAGTCCAGATTTGCTATTGCAGCTTACAGGCGAATGTCCGACTATCTTCAGCGTTCATAATCACTCACTTTACTGTCCTAGTGGCACAAAGTATTTAGCAGAGCAACAGACAGTCTGCGATCACAACTTTTCTTACTTAGGATGTACCTGGGGTAAATTAGTAGATAAATGTGGTAGCCGTAAACCCTTAAGAACCCTTAAAGAACTGCAAACCACTCATCAGTTTTTAGATGTATTAAAAAAGATAAAAATTACTTTTATTGCTAATAGCGAATATGTCCGGCAAGAGTTAATTAAAAATGGTGTACCTCCAGAACAAACTGTAACTCTACACTGTGGAATCTCTATACCACAAACAGCAACAGCACCTTTGAGTTTAGAAGTCCATCAAAATCATAGAATTTTATTTGCTGGACGGATTGTTTCTGATAAAGGTCTGGAATGGTTACTCAAAACCTTAATACATACAGACCCGAAAATTCAACTTGATATTGCAGGTGAAGGCTGGGAACGACCACGGTTAGAAAAGTTAGCAAATACCCTTGGATTGAATAAGCGGATTACTTGGCATGGTTGGTGCGACGCTGACAAATTAAATAAACTTTATCAACAGTGTTTTGCAGTTATCTTTCCTAGTGTTTGGCCTGAACCTGCTGGTCTTATAACTCTAGAATCTTATGCTCGTTACCGACCTGTAATTGGTAGTGCAGTAGGCGGGATTCCAGAACATTTACAAGATGGAGAAACGGGTATTCTTGTTCCAGCTAATGATATCCAAAAGCTGGCTGATGCTATTAATGAGTTGTATATAGATCATGAGAAAAGCCGATATATGGGTGAACAAGGTCATGCTTTATTAATGAAAGAATTTACAATGGCTGCTCATGTAAATAATCTCCGAACAATTTATGCAAAAACAATAGCTGAATTTCCTGATAAAGCTAAAAAAGTATATAGCATTTCTCAAGCTAAATAAAGTTGAGTTTGGTTAACATATTAAATGGTGCATCTTTTATCTATGAAATATAAAGGGAGAAAAATATGTCACTGCATCAAGAATCCCAACAACCTTTAGTCAGCGTTATTATCCCTACCTATAATCGGCCAGAGTATCTCAAGCAAGCGATCGCTAGTGCTATAAAACAAACTTATCAAAATATTGAAATTATTATTTCTGATAATTGTAGTTCAGAAAATCCCCAAGAACTTGTCGAATCTTTTGGTGATTCACGCATCAGATTTTGGCGACATCAGCAAAATGTGGGTATGTTAGCTAATCAACTACATGGCTTCAAGATGGCGCAAGGTAAATATGTTGCTAGTCTCCATGACGATGATATCTGGAATGAAGACTTTTTAGCAAAGCTTATACCACCACTAGAAGCGAATTCTGATTTAATTATCGCTTTTTGTGACCAATATATTATAGATGCTAACGGCATAATAAATGATGTTGGAACTGAAGAAAATACACGTGGTTATAAGCGAGATAAACTAGCAGAAGGAATTTATCAACCTTTCTATAAAATTGGATTAGTAGATAAAAGCATACCTACCGCAGCATCTTGTGTGATTCGCAATAATTTTGTGAATTGGGATAGTCTGCCGTCAGAAGTTGGCGGAATGTGGGATTTATATTTAACTTATCTGTGCTGTATATCTGGTCATGGCGCTTACTATTATCCAGAAAGATTGACGCGATATCGTGCCCATGAGCAAACTGATACTATGCTCAGTGGTAGTCGAGATGTACAGGCAAAACTCCGCAAAGCTAAAAGCGAAATGTTTTGTTATCAAGTTTTTATGGAAGATGCTCGTCTACAAGAATTTAGAACTTATTTTCAACAAAAATGGTTAGAAGCTAATACCACTTTTGGAATTGGTTTACTACGAAGTGAACAGATAGCAGCAGCGCGTCCTTATTTTTGGCAAACATTGAAAAAACAAAAGTTTAATGTCCGAACTCTGGCAGCATTTGGTCTGAGTTTTACTCCGCGGTTTTTAGCCAGTAAGTTGATGAAAATATCGAAATA
This Nostoc sp. C052 DNA region includes the following protein-coding sequences:
- the hepA gene encoding heterocyst formation ABC transporter subunit HepA, with the protein product MNLNLPQPLSNLLKATSFWQDNYLILREFKHFRKIAILALVFSIFAATFEGVSIGFLLSFLQSLTSPNAQPVQTGIEWFDIWILGAKASAINRLYRVSLLILLSTWLRAAFNYFSQVYTELSQLHLADRLRKQIFEQLQSLSLSYFAKTRSGELINTITTEIERIRQGFSGGAFLVTRGLTTFVYLISMFLISWQLTVISALLFTLLGVGLSNLNARVRESSFGMTTANANFTSTAIEFINGIRTVHTCGTQEFERQRYYKASDKVISTTTKVVFTWTLVKPIAEGVATTVLIGMIILAFTSLVTNGTLQVASLLTFFFVLFRFIPFVQDINGTRAYLSTLHGSADNIKNLLTSDKKYYFQNGKVEFKGLKRSIDLVSVDFGYDEENLVLHNITLTIEKGKMTALVGASGAGKTTLADLIPRFYNATDGYLYIDEVDVRQFEINSLRRKIAVVSQDTFIFNTNVWQNISYGTPEATNDEIQAAAKLANALEFILEMPEGFDTQLGDRGVRLSGGQRQRIAIARALLRNPEILILDEATSALDSLSERLIQDSLEKLSVGKTVIAIAHRLSTISKADKVVVLEQGRIVEQGKYQELLELKGKLWKYHQMQYEVRPLD
- a CDS encoding glycosyltransferase family 4 protein, which gives rise to MYQKIFDQSLVYQCSNFNVGGSGGVETYLGSLFEHRPPDISDRVLKSLKNIDQSQFKLLHIHSPDLLLQLTGECPTIFSVHNHSLYCPSGTKYLAEQQTVCDHNFSYLGCTWGKLVDKCGSRKPLRTLKELQTTHQFLDVLKKIKITFIANSEYVRQELIKNGVPPEQTVTLHCGISIPQTATAPLSLEVHQNHRILFAGRIVSDKGLEWLLKTLIHTDPKIQLDIAGEGWERPRLEKLANTLGLNKRITWHGWCDADKLNKLYQQCFAVIFPSVWPEPAGLITLESYARYRPVIGSAVGGIPEHLQDGETGILVPANDIQKLADAINELYIDHEKSRYMGEQGHALLMKEFTMAAHVNNLRTIYAKTIAEFPDKAKKVYSISQAK
- a CDS encoding glycosyltransferase family 2 protein, with product MSLHQESQQPLVSVIIPTYNRPEYLKQAIASAIKQTYQNIEIIISDNCSSENPQELVESFGDSRIRFWRHQQNVGMLANQLHGFKMAQGKYVASLHDDDIWNEDFLAKLIPPLEANSDLIIAFCDQYIIDANGIINDVGTEENTRGYKRDKLAEGIYQPFYKIGLVDKSIPTAASCVIRNNFVNWDSLPSEVGGMWDLYLTYLCCISGHGAYYYPERLTRYRAHEQTDTMLSGSRDVQAKLRKAKSEMFCYQVFMEDARLQEFRTYFQQKWLEANTTFGIGLLRSEQIAAARPYFWQTLKKQKFNVRTLAAFGLSFTPRFLASKLMKISK